One region of Bacteroidota bacterium genomic DNA includes:
- a CDS encoding MerR family transcriptional regulator, with amino-acid sequence MAVKKNFQMKKLYYSISEVSKITELEQYVLRYWETEFEQLKPAKNLSGNRIYTNKDIQLILKIKKLLRDEKYTVEGAKKMLKTFASDEAIEAERSEAAASNLKSVKSPAQGELSLFDTSSQHATPESDEEKEQLKSDLKELKTFLNNLLEDI; translated from the coding sequence ATGGCTGTCAAAAAGAACTTTCAAATGAAGAAGCTTTACTACTCAATCAGTGAAGTTTCTAAAATAACCGAACTTGAACAGTACGTGCTTCGCTACTGGGAGACTGAATTTGAACAGCTAAAGCCCGCGAAAAACCTTTCCGGAAACAGGATATACACCAACAAAGATATACAGCTAATCCTTAAAATTAAGAAGCTCCTCCGCGATGAGAAATACACCGTAGAAGGCGCTAAAAAAATGCTTAAAACCTTTGCAAGCGATGAGGCTATCGAAGCCGAGCGCAGCGAAGCAGCAGCATCTAATCTTAAATCAGTCAAATCCCCTGCCCAAGGTGAGCTGAGTCTTTTTGACACGTCCAGTCAGCATGCGACACCGGAGTCAGACGAGGAAAAAGAACAGCTTAAGAGTGATTTGAAGGAACTCAAGACCTTCCTTAATAACCTTTTAGAGGATATCTAA